A genomic window from Flavobacterium sp. I3-2 includes:
- a CDS encoding acetyl-CoA carboxylase carboxyltransferase subunit alpha — translation MEYLDFELPIKELADQLEKCSIIGQESDVDVSETCKNIEKKLEDTKKEIYKNLTAWQRVQLSRHPNRPYTLDYIKALCGDTFQELFGDRGVKDDKAMIGGMGKIGDQTFMFIGQQKGTNTKTRQYRNFGMANPEGYRKALRLMKMAEKFGIPVVTLVDTPGAYPGLEAEERGQGEAIARNILEMFRLKTQIITVIIGEGASGGALGIGVGDRVYMLENTWYSVISPESCSSILWRSWEFKERAADALKLTSIDMKKNNLIDGIIPEPLGGAHYDREATFETVKKYIVSTFEELNKKSIEKLIDERMDKYSHMGEYKD, via the coding sequence ATGGAATATTTAGATTTTGAACTTCCAATAAAAGAGTTAGCAGATCAGTTAGAAAAATGTTCGATTATCGGGCAAGAATCTGATGTTGATGTTTCTGAAACTTGTAAAAATATCGAGAAGAAATTAGAAGATACTAAAAAAGAAATATACAAAAATTTAACGGCTTGGCAACGCGTTCAGCTTTCTCGTCATCCAAATCGTCCGTACACTTTAGATTATATCAAAGCTTTATGTGGAGATACGTTTCAAGAATTGTTCGGAGACCGTGGTGTAAAAGACGATAAAGCCATGATTGGTGGAATGGGAAAAATTGGTGACCAAACTTTTATGTTTATTGGTCAACAAAAAGGAACAAATACTAAAACACGTCAATACCGTAATTTTGGTATGGCAAATCCAGAAGGATACCGCAAAGCTTTACGTTTAATGAAAATGGCAGAAAAGTTTGGTATTCCTGTGGTAACTTTAGTTGATACTCCGGGCGCATATCCAGGTTTAGAAGCTGAAGAACGCGGACAAGGTGAAGCGATTGCAAGAAATATTCTTGAAATGTTCCGTCTAAAAACTCAAATTATCACTGTTATTATTGGTGAAGGAGCTTCTGGTGGAGCTTTAGGAATTGGTGTTGGTGACCGTGTTTACATGTTAGAAAATACTTGGTATTCGGTTATTTCTCCAGAATCTTGTTCTTCTATTTTATGGAGAAGTTGGGAGTTTAAAGAAAGAGCTGCTGATGCACTAAAATTGACTTCAATCGATATGAAAAAGAATAATTTAATTGATGGAATTATTCCTGAACCACTTGGTGGAGCTCATTATGATAGAGAAGCAACTTTTGAAACCGTGAAAAAATATATTGTTTCTACTTTCGAAGAATTAAATAAAAAATCTATCGAAAAATTAATTGACGAACGTATGGATAAATACAGCCATATGGGAGAATATAAAGATTAA
- a CDS encoding DUF6428 family protein, with translation MKLSEIKQILPTLENVAFVLENGTFVPEHFHVTEVGQIIKNFIDCGGVIRSEKTVNFQLWNADDYEHRLKPTKLLNIIQLSEDKLGIEDAEIEVEYQAETIGKYDLDFNGKVFILKNKTTACLAEDACGIPSQKTKIKIGEKASSCCDPKSGCC, from the coding sequence ATGAAATTAAGCGAAATCAAACAAATCTTACCAACGCTAGAAAACGTAGCATTTGTTTTAGAAAACGGAACTTTTGTTCCTGAACATTTTCATGTGACCGAAGTAGGTCAAATAATCAAAAACTTTATTGATTGTGGAGGTGTTATACGTTCAGAAAAAACGGTAAACTTTCAATTATGGAACGCAGATGATTATGAACATCGACTTAAACCAACCAAATTACTTAATATCATTCAACTATCGGAAGATAAACTTGGAATTGAAGATGCAGAAATCGAAGTTGAATACCAAGCAGAAACCATCGGAAAATATGACTTAGATTTTAATGGAAAAGTATTTATTCTAAAAAACAAAACAACGGCTTGTTTGGCAGAAGATGCTTGCGGAATTCCATCGCAAAAAACGAAAATTAAAATCGGTGAAAAAGCAAGTTCATGTTGCGATCCAAAATCGGGTTGTTGTTAA
- a CDS encoding ArsR/SmtB family transcription factor, producing the protein MGITKTDLHSEKENRLASLFKVLAHPARIAILQHIINQQSCICNDLVEELGLAQATISQHLKELKSIGILKGTIEGKSICYCINEEIWKNIQAEFNLFFNQNTEVKTCC; encoded by the coding sequence ATGGGAATTACAAAAACTGATTTACATTCTGAAAAAGAAAACCGTTTAGCCAGCCTGTTTAAAGTTTTGGCCCATCCGGCGCGAATTGCTATTTTACAACACATCATCAATCAACAGTCGTGTATTTGTAACGATTTGGTTGAAGAATTAGGTTTGGCACAAGCTACGATTTCGCAACATTTAAAAGAATTAAAATCCATCGGAATTTTAAAAGGAACCATCGAAGGAAAATCCATTTGTTATTGTATTAACGAAGAAATTTGGAAAAACATTCAAGCTGAATTTAATCTTTTCTTTAATCAGAATACAGAAGTAAAAACTTGTTGCTAA
- a CDS encoding iron ABC transporter permease, with amino-acid sequence MLFTTKQKIVALGLFLILILFFILNLSTGSVQIAFKEVVSILLFQESEKESWKYIVLNYRLPKAIVAILVGMALSVSGMLMQTLFKNPMADPYVLGLSSGSSLGVALVILGGGLFPFAIKQYFTSSIALVLASVFGSLLVLFIILLVSRKVRDTMTLLIVGLMFASFAGALVGVLSYFSSAEELKKFTFWSLGSLGNLTWQNITIMFTAIFIGLFISFRYLKALNALLLGENYARSLGVNIKKSRLFIILATAILSGTCTAFAGPIAFVGLAIPHITKMIFKTSNHFILFFGNLLFGSIILLLCDTICQVPGDSFVLPINAITSIVGAPIVIYLLLRKQGFRA; translated from the coding sequence ATGCTTTTTACAACTAAACAAAAAATAGTAGCTTTAGGATTATTTTTGATTTTAATCTTGTTTTTTATTCTCAATTTAAGCACTGGTTCTGTTCAAATTGCGTTTAAAGAAGTAGTTTCTATATTATTGTTTCAAGAATCTGAAAAAGAAAGTTGGAAATATATCGTTTTAAATTATCGTTTACCTAAAGCAATCGTGGCTATTTTGGTCGGTATGGCTTTGTCTGTAAGTGGAATGTTGATGCAAACTTTATTTAAAAATCCAATGGCTGACCCGTATGTTTTAGGTTTAAGTTCTGGTTCTAGTTTAGGGGTTGCATTGGTAATTCTTGGCGGAGGTTTGTTTCCGTTTGCAATCAAGCAATATTTTACTTCGTCAATAGCTTTAGTTTTAGCATCCGTTTTCGGGAGTTTATTGGTTTTATTTATCATTTTATTAGTTTCAAGAAAAGTTCGTGATACGATGACCTTGCTTATTGTCGGATTAATGTTTGCTAGTTTTGCTGGCGCATTAGTTGGCGTACTTTCGTATTTTTCTTCGGCAGAAGAATTAAAAAAATTTACTTTTTGGTCTTTAGGTAGTTTAGGAAATTTAACTTGGCAAAATATTACGATTATGTTTACAGCGATATTTATCGGATTGTTCATTTCATTTCGATATTTAAAAGCTTTAAACGCATTGCTTTTAGGTGAAAATTACGCGAGAAGTTTAGGTGTAAATATAAAAAAATCAAGGTTGTTTATTATTTTAGCAACAGCTATTTTATCCGGAACTTGTACTGCTTTTGCTGGTCCAATTGCTTTTGTAGGATTAGCTATTCCGCATATTACTAAAATGATTTTTAAAACAAGTAATCATTTTATACTGTTTTTTGGTAACTTACTTTTTGGGTCAATTATTCTTTTGCTTTGTGATACCATTTGTCAAGTACCTGGTGATTCGTTTGTCTTGCCAATCAATGCGATTACAAGTATTGTTGGAGCTCCAATTGTCATTTATTTATTATTACGAAAACAAGGTTTTAGAGCCTAG
- a CDS encoding DMT family transporter, with protein sequence MLDANFKNHLQLHFIVFIWGFTAILGELITLSALPLVWTRILIALSLIFVYIKVRKISLKFSLKLIATFIVCGFVIALHWFTFFHAIKISNISITLACISTGAFFTSILEPIFFKRKIVWYEVFLGVMVVVGLGIIFSVETQYVAGILVALFSAFLSASFSIINGKFAGKYDSNGISFYELLGGLLFLTFCMFFVGGFTAEVFHFEKLDWLWLLILGSVCTAYPFIASINIMKYLSPYTCMLTINLEPIYGILLAVIIFKDSEKMTPAFYLGALIILLTVVLNVYFKNRKKRKVI encoded by the coding sequence ATGCTAGACGCTAATTTTAAAAATCACCTTCAACTACATTTTATTGTTTTTATATGGGGATTTACAGCAATCTTAGGTGAATTAATCACTTTAAGCGCATTACCTTTGGTTTGGACTCGTATTTTAATCGCGTTGTCACTAATTTTTGTTTACATAAAAGTTCGAAAAATATCATTAAAATTTTCGCTAAAACTAATTGCAACTTTTATAGTTTGCGGATTTGTAATTGCCTTGCATTGGTTTACGTTTTTTCACGCAATAAAAATATCCAACATCTCAATAACTTTAGCTTGTATTTCTACAGGTGCTTTCTTCACATCGATTTTAGAGCCTATTTTTTTTAAGCGAAAAATAGTTTGGTACGAAGTGTTTTTAGGTGTAATGGTTGTTGTTGGGTTAGGTATTATTTTTAGCGTAGAAACACAATATGTTGCAGGTATTTTGGTAGCGCTTTTTTCAGCTTTTTTATCGGCAAGTTTTTCAATAATCAATGGTAAGTTTGCCGGAAAATATGATTCAAATGGAATCAGTTTTTACGAACTTTTAGGAGGTTTGTTGTTCTTAACTTTCTGTATGTTTTTTGTTGGTGGTTTTACAGCCGAAGTTTTTCATTTTGAAAAATTAGATTGGTTGTGGTTGCTGATTTTAGGTTCAGTTTGTACTGCTTATCCTTTTATTGCTTCAATCAATATTATGAAATATTTATCGCCATATACTTGTATGTTAACGATAAATTTAGAACCGATTTATGGAATTTTATTAGCAGTAATTATCTTTAAAGATAGTGAAAAAATGACACCTGCGTTTTATCTCGGAGCCCTAATTATTTTATTAACAGTGGTTTTAAATGTTTATTTTAAAAACAGGAAAAAAAGAAAAGTTATTTAA
- the tgt gene encoding tRNA guanosine(34) transglycosylase Tgt has product MKFDLIHKDPLSKARAGKITTDHGVIETPIFMPVGTVASVKGVHQRELKEDINPDIILGNTYHLYLRPKTEILEKAGGLHKFMNWDRNILTDSGGFQVYSLSGRRKIKEVGVKFKSHIDGSYHFFSPENVMEIQRTIGADIIMAFDECTPYPCDYRYAKRSMHMTHRWLDRCISHLEKVPTKYGYDQAFFPIVQGSTFKDLRAQSAEYIANAGAVGNAIGGLSVGEPAEEMYEMCEVVTNILPQDKPRYLMGVGTPINILENIALGIDMFDCVMPTRNARNGMLFTSEGFINIKNKKWEDDFSPIDPMGHTWVDLDYSKAYLRHLFVANEYLGKQIATIHNLGFYMWLVREARQQILAGTFYAWKEKMVKQMATRL; this is encoded by the coding sequence ATGAAATTCGATTTAATACATAAAGATCCGTTATCTAAAGCTAGAGCCGGAAAAATTACTACAGATCACGGAGTTATCGAAACTCCAATATTTATGCCTGTTGGAACTGTTGCTTCTGTAAAAGGAGTGCACCAACGTGAGTTAAAAGAAGACATCAATCCAGATATTATTTTAGGAAATACGTACCATTTGTATTTACGTCCAAAAACAGAAATTTTAGAAAAAGCAGGTGGGTTACATAAATTCATGAATTGGGATAGAAATATCTTAACAGATTCAGGAGGTTTCCAAGTGTATTCACTTTCAGGAAGAAGAAAAATTAAAGAAGTAGGTGTGAAGTTTAAATCGCACATCGATGGTTCTTACCACTTTTTTTCTCCAGAAAATGTAATGGAAATTCAACGTACAATCGGAGCTGATATTATTATGGCTTTTGACGAATGTACGCCTTATCCTTGTGATTATCGTTACGCAAAACGCTCGATGCACATGACACACCGTTGGTTGGATCGTTGTATATCGCATCTAGAAAAAGTACCTACAAAATACGGTTATGATCAAGCTTTCTTTCCAATTGTTCAAGGATCTACTTTTAAAGATTTGAGAGCGCAATCTGCAGAATATATTGCAAATGCAGGTGCTGTTGGTAATGCTATCGGTGGATTGTCTGTTGGTGAACCGGCTGAAGAAATGTACGAAATGTGCGAAGTCGTTACAAATATTTTACCACAAGACAAACCTCGTTACTTAATGGGAGTTGGTACGCCAATTAACATTTTAGAAAATATTGCTTTGGGTATTGATATGTTTGATTGTGTGATGCCAACACGTAATGCCAGAAACGGAATGTTATTTACATCTGAAGGTTTCATCAATATCAAAAATAAAAAGTGGGAAGATGATTTTTCTCCAATCGATCCGATGGGTCACACTTGGGTAGATTTAGATTATTCAAAAGCTTATTTACGTCACCTTTTTGTTGCTAATGAATATTTAGGAAAACAAATTGCTACCATTCATAATTTAGGATTCTATATGTGGTTGGTTCGCGAAGCAAGACAACAAATCTTAGCTGGAACTTTCTACGCTTGGAAAGAAAAAATGGTAAAACAAATGGCAACTCGTTTATAA
- the dnaB gene encoding replicative DNA helicase has product MEQQKEIVPFRKENKNVISLEKGKLPPQAVDLEEAVLGAMMIDKKGVEEVIDILTADAFYKDAHRIIFEAIDQLFVGNQPIDLLTVSTQLRKNGKLEQAGGDFYLINLTQKISSSAHIEFHSRIILQKFIQRSLIKISSEIIEDSYDETTDVFDLLDKAEAKLYEVTQGNIKKSSETAQSLVAQAKKRIQEIGGREGLSGLPTGFHKLDALTSGWQPSDLIIIAARPGMGKTAFVLSMARNIAIDANFGVALFSLEMSSVQLITRLISSETGLSSEKLRTGKLEQHEWEQLNVKVKDLEKAPLYIDDTPSLSIFDLRAKARRLSSQHGIKLIIIDYLQLMTAGGNGKGGGNREQEISTISRNLKALAKELEVPVIALSQLSRAVETRGTSKRPLLSDLRESGAIEQDADIVSFIYRPEYYKIEQWDDDEGTPTEGQAEFIVAKHRNGGLDNIRLKFLGKFGKFDNLEDGNIPFGELPSRMNDGEDSNDLTKHLPSGNAIFGNPFGSAANDVPF; this is encoded by the coding sequence ATGGAACAGCAAAAAGAAATAGTACCTTTTCGAAAAGAAAATAAAAATGTCATAAGCCTTGAAAAAGGTAAACTTCCTCCACAGGCCGTTGATTTAGAAGAAGCGGTTTTGGGAGCCATGATGATTGATAAAAAAGGAGTCGAAGAAGTCATTGATATTTTAACGGCCGACGCTTTTTATAAAGATGCGCATCGTATTATTTTCGAAGCTATTGATCAACTTTTTGTTGGGAATCAACCTATCGATTTATTGACCGTTTCAACTCAATTGCGAAAAAACGGAAAATTAGAACAAGCTGGTGGCGATTTCTATCTGATTAACTTGACGCAGAAAATCAGTTCGTCTGCACATATCGAATTCCATTCGCGCATCATACTTCAAAAGTTCATTCAGCGTAGTTTGATTAAAATTTCAAGCGAAATCATTGAAGATTCTTACGATGAAACAACCGATGTTTTTGATTTATTAGATAAAGCCGAAGCAAAACTTTACGAAGTGACGCAAGGTAATATTAAAAAGAGTTCTGAAACTGCTCAATCATTAGTAGCTCAAGCAAAAAAGCGAATTCAAGAAATTGGAGGTCGAGAAGGTCTTTCTGGTTTACCAACGGGTTTCCACAAATTAGATGCTTTGACTTCGGGTTGGCAACCGTCCGATTTAATTATTATTGCTGCTCGTCCCGGGATGGGGAAAACAGCTTTCGTACTATCGATGGCGCGTAACATTGCTATTGATGCCAATTTTGGAGTTGCCTTGTTCTCGCTTGAGATGTCATCGGTTCAGTTAATTACACGTTTGATTTCTTCTGAAACGGGACTTTCATCAGAGAAACTGCGTACCGGAAAATTAGAACAACACGAATGGGAACAACTTAACGTAAAAGTTAAAGATTTAGAAAAAGCACCTTTATATATTGATGATACACCGTCGCTTTCGATTTTCGATTTGCGTGCAAAAGCGCGTCGTTTATCTTCGCAACACGGAATCAAATTAATTATTATTGACTACTTGCAGTTGATGACAGCTGGTGGAAACGGAAAAGGAGGTGGAAACCGTGAGCAAGAAATCTCGACAATTTCTCGTAACTTAAAAGCTTTAGCAAAAGAACTTGAAGTTCCGGTAATTGCACTTTCTCAGTTATCTCGTGCCGTTGAAACGCGTGGAACATCGAAACGTCCGTTACTTTCCGATTTACGTGAATCTGGAGCGATTGAGCAAGATGCTGATATTGTATCGTTTATTTACCGTCCGGAATATTATAAAATTGAACAATGGGATGATGATGAAGGAACGCCAACGGAAGGTCAAGCCGAATTTATCGTGGCTAAACACAGAAATGGTGGTTTGGATAATATTCGTTTGAAATTCTTAGGTAAGTTTGGTAAGTTTGATAACTTAGAAGATGGAAATATTCCGTTTGGAGAATTACCTTCACGTATGAATGATGGCGAAGATTCAAATGATTTAACGAAACATTTGCCAAGCGGAAATGCTATTTTTGGAAATCCTTTTGGAAGTGCAGCTAACGACGTACCGTTTTAA
- a CDS encoding TonB-dependent receptor plug domain-containing protein, with product MLFKNISYFVIFTCSTFAYAQEEAPFVLDELIISDYKLNSHNKTQTIHKINDSIITQANGSLTDLLLMNSSIYFKENGSGMVSSPSFRGTTAQQTSVLWNGIPVNSLFLGQTDFNSISYKEFSEIAIKPGGGSILYGSGAIGGTIHLNQPIRFEKRLDNTLQLGYGSYNSFRINNNFTISNDKWFGQISINRNQSDNDFEVKNRNWKNTNAEFYNNNASIVVGHEINEKNSLSLYSTYYNDDRHFALVAENQTKTKYKNTYFRNLLHWKNEGDSYKSNARIAYFNEGYKYFNNLPTNEYSSGNVNSFIAKYDFEYFIASNFSLNGILDYSNHKGTGKNSGITSAKQEILGLSILANHELNEKLGYEIGFKQEFNNTYQNPFLYSAGIYYKPTSVYQLKLNGSKNFRIPTFNDIFWEPGGNKSLQPETSFQLDLRNEFKFRNLSFGLNTYYTKIDNMLQWIPNNTGTWEAQNLKAVEIKGAEFDAQYHFKIKENTFNVQATYAYTNSEDTQLKKQLIYTPFHKFTGQISYNYKRFSAGIQSIYNGSVFTTASNVSKSKIEAYALINGNIQYHFGKKIKQTLLFEIKNISNVNYENVINRPMPGRNFNIQLITKF from the coding sequence ATGCTTTTTAAAAACATTTCTTATTTTGTAATTTTTACATGTTCTACTTTCGCTTATGCGCAAGAAGAAGCACCTTTTGTTTTAGATGAATTAATTATCTCAGATTACAAATTAAATTCGCACAACAAAACCCAAACCATACATAAAATAAACGATTCAATTATCACACAAGCAAACGGTTCGTTAACTGATTTACTTTTAATGAACTCATCTATTTATTTTAAAGAAAATGGTTCGGGAATGGTTTCGTCTCCCAGTTTTAGAGGAACTACTGCACAGCAAACAAGCGTGCTTTGGAACGGAATTCCGGTGAATTCACTATTTTTAGGACAAACCGATTTTAATTCAATTTCATATAAAGAATTTTCTGAAATTGCAATAAAGCCAGGTGGTGGAAGTATTTTGTACGGTTCAGGTGCGATTGGTGGAACGATTCATTTAAACCAACCAATTCGTTTTGAAAAACGTTTAGATAATACTTTGCAATTGGGTTACGGAAGCTATAATTCATTCCGTATCAATAATAATTTTACCATTAGTAACGACAAATGGTTTGGTCAAATTTCGATTAACCGAAATCAATCGGATAATGATTTTGAAGTAAAAAATAGAAATTGGAAAAACACAAATGCTGAGTTTTACAACAATAATGCAAGTATAGTTGTTGGGCACGAAATAAACGAGAAAAATAGCCTTTCGTTATATTCCACTTATTATAACGATGACCGTCATTTTGCATTAGTTGCAGAAAATCAAACAAAAACTAAATATAAAAATACTTATTTTAGAAACTTATTACATTGGAAAAACGAAGGTGATTCGTACAAATCTAATGCGAGAATTGCTTATTTTAATGAAGGTTACAAGTATTTCAATAATCTCCCTACAAATGAATATTCGTCTGGAAATGTGAATTCTTTTATAGCAAAATATGATTTTGAATATTTTATCGCTTCAAATTTTAGTTTAAACGGAATTCTTGATTATTCAAACCATAAAGGAACTGGAAAAAATTCTGGAATTACATCTGCTAAACAAGAAATTTTAGGATTAAGTATTTTGGCTAATCATGAATTGAATGAGAAATTAGGCTACGAAATTGGTTTCAAACAAGAATTCAATAATACTTATCAAAATCCATTTTTATATTCTGCCGGAATTTATTACAAACCAACCTCTGTTTATCAATTGAAATTGAATGGTTCAAAGAATTTTAGAATTCCAACATTTAATGATATTTTTTGGGAACCTGGAGGAAATAAATCATTACAACCCGAAACGAGTTTTCAGCTGGATTTACGCAACGAATTTAAATTCAGAAATCTAAGTTTTGGATTAAACACCTATTATACCAAAATAGATAATATGTTGCAATGGATTCCAAATAATACCGGAACTTGGGAAGCTCAGAACTTAAAAGCTGTCGAAATCAAAGGTGCTGAATTTGATGCGCAATATCATTTCAAAATCAAAGAAAATACATTTAATGTACAAGCCACTTACGCGTATACGAATTCGGAAGACACACAGTTAAAAAAACAATTGATATACACGCCTTTCCATAAATTTACTGGACAAATTAGTTACAATTACAAACGTTTTTCGGCCGGAATTCAATCCATCTATAATGGTTCTGTTTTCACGACAGCAAGTAATGTTTCGAAATCAAAAATTGAAGCTTATGCTTTGATAAACGGAAATATTCAATATCATTTCGGAAAGAAAATCAAACAAACTTTACTATTCGAAATTAAAAATATTTCGAACGTCAATTACGAAAATGTAATCAACCGACCAATGCCAGGTCGAAATTTTAATATACAATTAATAACCAAATTTTAA
- a CDS encoding LptF/LptG family permease, with translation MKIIDWYILKRYLGTFFVMLLLFIPIGIAIDVADRINKILENKVPIEAVLEYYLDFTVYFANMLFPIFLFISIIWFTSKLASNTEIVAILSSGISYNRFLRPYIVGAAIISLIALIFGFFIVPPASQGYNDFRFKYLKRAEVRETMNVFKQLSEDEFIYVSNFNLSSKTGYNFTLEKFDGNKLEYKIKANRIIYNDSTKDYTLKGYEKRIVGELDDKVESELQKNMKFNFEMDDLTPAVYAAETMTLGELNRFIEKEKMRGSSNINMYLVVKYKKYSVPVSAFILTIIAVAVASTKRRGGMGVNLALGIAFAFTYIFFDKIFGTLAEASSINPLFAVWFPNIVFGIIAVYLLKNARR, from the coding sequence ATGAAAATAATTGATTGGTACATTTTAAAACGTTATTTGGGAACATTCTTTGTAATGTTGTTGCTTTTTATTCCTATTGGGATAGCCATTGACGTTGCCGATAGAATTAATAAAATTCTTGAAAATAAAGTACCAATCGAAGCAGTTTTGGAATATTATTTAGACTTTACAGTTTATTTTGCCAATATGCTATTTCCTATATTTTTGTTTATTTCCATTATCTGGTTTACTTCAAAATTAGCTAGTAACACAGAGATTGTTGCTATTTTGAGTTCAGGGATTTCATATAATCGATTTCTTAGGCCTTATATTGTTGGAGCAGCGATTATATCTCTAATTGCATTAATTTTTGGTTTTTTTATTGTTCCGCCTGCAAGTCAAGGTTATAACGATTTTCGTTTTAAGTATTTAAAACGAGCCGAAGTTCGTGAAACCATGAATGTGTTCAAACAATTAAGTGAAGATGAATTTATCTATGTAAGTAATTTTAATCTATCTTCTAAAACTGGTTATAATTTTACATTAGAAAAATTTGATGGTAATAAATTAGAATATAAAATTAAAGCAAACAGAATTATTTATAATGACAGTACAAAAGATTATACATTAAAAGGTTATGAAAAACGTATTGTTGGTGAGTTAGACGACAAAGTTGAAAGTGAGCTTCAAAAAAACATGAAATTCAATTTCGAAATGGATGATTTAACTCCAGCTGTTTATGCTGCTGAAACCATGACTTTAGGTGAATTAAATCGATTTATCGAAAAAGAAAAAATGCGTGGTTCGTCAAATATCAATATGTATTTAGTCGTTAAATATAAAAAATACAGTGTTCCAGTTTCGGCTTTTATTTTAACGATAATTGCCGTTGCTGTAGCTTCTACAAAACGTCGTGGAGGAATGGGAGTGAACCTAGCTTTAGGAATCGCTTTTGCATTTACTTACATTTTCTTTGACAAGATTTTCGGAACTTTGGCCGAAGCATCAAGTATAAACCCTTTATTTGCAGTGTGGTTCCCAAATATTGTTTTCGGAATTATAGCTGTTTATTTATTAAAAAATGCTAGACGCTAA
- a CDS encoding ABC transporter substrate-binding protein, giving the protein MNSKFLKAFFFLGCFILISCNDKRETKQNIENVSNEIVYATGFNLQHYDNFSVLKVNNPWPNSNQKYTYVLSKNLDKIPDSLSKYLQIQIPIQKAVVTSTTHIPSLVELGVENSLVGFPGLNYISNEVIRKKIDANQIKELDDNENVNLELVIDLQPDLIIGHSYDGENKKLENIKNAGLKIVYNGDWVENTPLGKAEWIKFFGALYDKNYEAKMAFDKIVNSYNDAKKIVENASSKPTVLSGALYQDVWYLPEGESWMAQFIKDAGGNYLWSESKGVGSISLGFETVFDKAQNAQFWIGPGEFTSYEQMQKANPHYAEFSAFKNKNVYSYSVKKGASGGTLFYEEAPNRPDLILKDLIHIFHPNVLPNYKPYFIEPLK; this is encoded by the coding sequence ATGAATTCTAAATTTCTGAAAGCCTTTTTTTTTCTTGGTTGTTTTATTTTAATTTCTTGTAATGATAAAAGAGAAACTAAACAAAACATTGAAAATGTAAGTAATGAAATTGTTTATGCAACAGGTTTTAATTTGCAACATTATGATAATTTTTCAGTTTTAAAAGTGAATAATCCGTGGCCAAATTCAAATCAAAAATATACTTATGTTTTAAGTAAGAATTTAGATAAAATTCCAGATAGTTTATCAAAATATTTACAAATTCAAATCCCGATTCAAAAAGCTGTTGTTACTTCAACTACGCATATTCCTTCGTTGGTGGAACTTGGTGTAGAGAATTCGTTAGTAGGATTTCCAGGTTTGAATTATATTTCTAACGAAGTTATTCGAAAAAAAATCGATGCTAATCAAATTAAAGAATTAGACGATAACGAAAATGTAAATTTAGAATTAGTGATTGATTTACAGCCCGATTTAATAATTGGACATAGTTACGATGGCGAAAATAAAAAATTAGAAAATATTAAAAATGCTGGATTAAAAATTGTTTATAACGGCGATTGGGTTGAAAATACTCCATTAGGAAAAGCCGAATGGATTAAATTTTTCGGCGCTTTATATGATAAAAACTACGAAGCTAAAATGGCATTTGATAAAATTGTAAATTCGTATAACGATGCTAAAAAAATTGTTGAAAATGCATCAAGTAAACCAACAGTTTTGAGTGGTGCTTTGTATCAAGATGTTTGGTATTTACCAGAAGGTGAAAGCTGGATGGCGCAATTTATTAAAGACGCTGGCGGAAATTATTTGTGGAGTGAAAGTAAAGGAGTTGGAAGTATTTCTTTAGGATTTGAAACGGTTTTCGATAAAGCTCAAAATGCTCAATTTTGGATTGGACCAGGTGAGTTTACATCGTACGAGCAAATGCAAAAAGCAAATCCACATTATGCTGAATTTTCAGCTTTTAAAAATAAAAATGTATATTCTTATAGTGTGAAAAAAGGTGCAAGTGGTGGAACTTTGTTTTATGAAGAAGCGCCAAATCGTCCAGATTTAATTTTGAAAGATTTGATTCATATTTTTCATCCAAATGTTTTACCTAATTATAAACCATATTTTATAGAACCGTTAAAATAA